A region from the Candidatus Nealsonbacteria bacterium genome encodes:
- the ruvA gene encoding Holliday junction branch migration protein RuvA, translating to MISYLSGKIILKEDRFLILNVNGVGYKIFLSSKKMETIEETREGLSVFCYLNTKKDPWEIYAFLSLSELELFEALMKVSGIGPKAALEASSLAPLDKLRESLELENEKVLNELFILGKKKAEAIIFELSRQTKAVAKKTSKEDEEVIKALSKLGFSKKEITESLSKIKGDKLNAEDKIKKVLKIIGK from the coding sequence ATGATATCATATTTATCTGGAAAGATTATATTAAAAGAAGATAGGTTTCTGATCTTAAATGTTAACGGAGTTGGTTATAAGATATTTTTGTCTTCTAAAAAAATGGAAACAATTGAGGAAACAAGGGAAGGTCTTTCTGTTTTTTGTTATCTAAATACAAAAAAAGATCCTTGGGAGATTTATGCCTTTCTTTCCTTGTCAGAGTTGGAGCTTTTTGAGGCTCTAATGAAAGTTTCGGGTATAGGACCAAAAGCTGCCCTTGAAGCATCTTCGCTAGCTCCCTTGGACAAACTAAGAGAATCTCTAGAGCTAGAAAATGAAAAAGTTTTAAATGAACTCTTTATTCTAGGAAAAAAGAAAGCCGAAGCAATAATTTTTGAGCTTTCGCGCCAGACCAAGGCAGTTGCAAAAAAAACATCCAAGGAGGATGAAGAAGTTATTAAAGCACTTTCTAAGCTTGGTTTCTCAAAGAAAGAAATAACGGAGTCCTTGTCTAAGATTAAAGGGGATAAGCTCAATGCTGAAGATAAGATAAAGAAGGTTTTAAAAATAATTGGTAAATAA
- the rpsT gene encoding 30S ribosomal protein S20, protein MPIKKSAKKAIRQDVKKKAKNVARKIEMKAVVKEIRLLANQDKKDDAKKLLSRAYKAIDKAAKIGLIKSNSASRKKSRITKSLTK, encoded by the coding sequence ATGCCCATCAAAAAATCAGCCAAGAAAGCTATTCGTCAAGATGTCAAGAAAAAAGCCAAGAATGTGGCTAGAAAAATTGAAATGAAAGCAGTTGTAAAAGAAATTAGACTGCTTGCAAATCAAGACAAGAAAGACGATGCAAAAAAACTCCTATCTAGAGCTTACAAAGCTATTGATAAAGCCGCTAAAATTGGCTTAATTAAAAGCAATAGTGCATCTAGAAAGAAATCAAGGATCACAAAATCACTAACTAAATAG
- the holA gene encoding DNA polymerase III subunit delta, translated as MILIIHGDDSFQIRDQLALSIDYYKNTFGSRAEVVFIDSLPSEDDIKNIASQSSLFEKRKIIVANGLLSSKQDLSNTILRFFSKSDNLIIIIEEQEVNSKKLANFLEDGTEIKKYQKLEQNNLKDWIRKRISNNGGSIDGQALNQLINFVGNDLWELSNEIDKLVLYKNNEVIEIKDVNLLVTSKVEGDIFKVVEYISKQKTSDAFKLTYKHLEKGDSVYYLLSMINFQFRNLVLAKMSRKDMSGAKELSIHPYVFQKILDQIMIFSESDLKKIYRRILRVDIDIKTGKMTPEIALDLLIAEIG; from the coding sequence ATGATACTTATAATTCACGGTGACGATTCTTTCCAAATAAGGGATCAGCTAGCCTTATCAATTGATTATTATAAAAATACTTTTGGCTCAAGGGCAGAGGTTGTTTTTATTGATTCTTTGCCTAGCGAAGATGATATCAAAAATATTGCATCTCAGAGTTCTCTTTTTGAAAAAAGAAAGATTATTGTTGCGAATGGACTATTATCATCTAAACAAGATTTATCTAATACGATTCTCAGGTTTTTTTCTAAATCTGATAATCTGATAATAATTATTGAAGAGCAGGAGGTTAACAGTAAAAAACTTGCTAATTTTTTAGAAGATGGAACTGAAATTAAAAAGTATCAAAAGCTAGAACAAAATAACTTAAAGGATTGGATTCGAAAAAGAATATCAAATAATGGGGGATCGATAGATGGCCAAGCATTGAATCAATTAATTAACTTTGTGGGGAATGACCTCTGGGAGCTTTCTAATGAAATAGATAAATTGGTCTTATATAAAAATAATGAAGTTATTGAAATTAAAGACGTAAATCTTCTAGTGACTAGTAAGGTCGAAGGGGATATATTTAAGGTGGTCGAATACATTTCAAAACAAAAAACATCGGATGCTTTCAAGCTAACCTATAAACACTTAGAAAAAGGGGATTCGGTTTACTACCTTCTTTCAATGATTAATTTTCAGTTTCGTAATCTGGTATTAGCCAAAATGAGCAGAAAAGATATGTCCGGAGCCAAAGAACTTTCTATACACCCTTATGTTTTTCAGAAAATCCTCGATCAAATTATGATTTTTTCGGAAAGTGATCTAAAAAAAATATATCGCAGAATATTAAGGGTAGATATTGATATAAAAACCGGGAAAATGACTCCTGAAATAGCTTTGGATCTTCTTATCGCCGAAATTGGCTAG
- the mutM gene encoding DNA-formamidopyrimidine glycosylase, with product MPELPEVKTTVDELAQKIIGRRIIDFWTDVPKRVAFFFDGDIDTIKGSAIEGIERRGKNIIISLLNGKNILIHQKISGHLLLGKWKKEKEKWVPSKEPLLEKINSYIHFILFLDNGEMIAMSDPRKFAKIEFWTKDKLEAHLKKILGPDALEINFEDLSQILSKRGGSIKAVLMDQPTISGIGNIYSDEILWDSKISPFKKSKELSRVEMKRIFNSMEKILNLAIELKGDSMSDYRLIDGTKGGYQNFHKVYQREGLNCFRKDGGKIKREKFGSRSVRFCPVCQK from the coding sequence ATGCCTGAGCTTCCTGAAGTTAAAACAACGGTAGATGAATTGGCCCAAAAGATAATTGGGCGTAGAATAATTGATTTTTGGACCGATGTTCCCAAGAGGGTAGCATTCTTTTTTGATGGAGATATAGACACTATTAAGGGGAGTGCTATTGAAGGGATTGAAAGAAGAGGAAAGAATATAATAATATCCTTATTAAATGGAAAGAATATTTTAATTCATCAAAAAATATCTGGACATCTTCTTCTTGGTAAATGGAAAAAGGAAAAAGAAAAATGGGTTCCTTCAAAAGAGCCATTATTGGAAAAAATAAATTCTTATATCCATTTTATCCTCTTTCTTGATAATGGTGAAATGATAGCAATGTCTGATCCTCGTAAGTTTGCAAAGATAGAATTTTGGACTAAGGATAAGCTTGAAGCGCACCTCAAAAAAATATTAGGCCCAGATGCTTTAGAAATTAATTTTGAAGACTTAAGTCAAATTTTATCTAAAAGGGGAGGATCTATTAAGGCCGTGTTAATGGATCAGCCAACAATATCCGGAATAGGTAATATATATTCCGATGAAATTCTTTGGGATTCAAAAATAAGTCCTTTTAAAAAATCTAAGGAGTTAAGTAGAGTGGAAATGAAAAGAATTTTTAATTCAATGGAAAAGATACTAAATCTTGCTATTGAATTGAAGGGTGATAGTATGAGTGATTACCGCTTAATAGATGGGACAAAGGGCGGTTATCAGAATTTTCATAAAGTTTATCAGCGAGAGGGCCTTAATTGTTTCCGAAAGGACGGGGGGAAGATTAAGAGAGAGAAATTTGGAAGTCGCTCTGTAAGGTTTTGTCCTGTTTGTCAAAAATAG
- a CDS encoding response regulator, whose product MAIKILVVEDDKFLRELITQKLSREGYDVYEGVDGEDGVKKAKENKPDIILLDLILPGIDGFEVLAKIKEDSDLVNVPVVILSNLGQRDDVERGLKLGAVDFLIKAHFTPGEIIEKVQKILGEKE is encoded by the coding sequence ATGGCTATAAAAATATTAGTAGTTGAAGACGATAAATTTCTTAGAGAGCTTATAACTCAAAAGCTTTCTCGTGAGGGATATGATGTCTATGAAGGTGTTGATGGAGAGGATGGAGTCAAGAAAGCTAAAGAAAATAAGCCAGATATAATATTACTTGACCTGATACTTCCAGGAATTGATGGATTTGAGGTTTTGGCAAAAATAAAAGAAGATTCAGACCTTGTTAATGTTCCAGTTGTTATTCTATCAAACCTAGGACAGAGAGATGATGTAGAGAGAGGGCTAAAATTAGGAGCAGTCGATTTCTTGATTAAGGCGCACTTTACTCCAGGAGAAATAATTGAAAAAGTTCAAAAAATATTAGGAGAAAAAGAGTAA